In Leopardus geoffroyi isolate Oge1 chromosome D1, O.geoffroyi_Oge1_pat1.0, whole genome shotgun sequence, a single window of DNA contains:
- the CARNS1 gene encoding carnosine synthase 1 isoform X1 — MLSLDPLGPAWDCPLASKDLEEEEGPWGGGAGLPPPGCFSGSWRHDVGLDCKGSLEGAEARAWTVYHYSLLQSCLQQAGLPETQDRSQVPRTGCPGAEVTLCILGSPSTFLSVLLEGGVQSPGNMLLCLSPAWLMKVPAPGQPGESALLVSKAVSFYPGGLTFLDDFVPPRRATYFLAGLGLGPGRGREAAELARDLTCPTGASAELARLLEDRLLTRRLLAQQSGVAVPATLAFTYKPPALLRVGDASPGLRLVELSGKEGQETLVKEEVEAFLHSEALGDALQVAVKLSGWRWRGRQALRLYSRKELGTVVDMVLALLEKLEEEESVLVEAVCPPARLPFPGSPPPGPELAVRICAVVCRTQGDRPLLSKPHPAQVVCSVGREDRPLRHRSSLPQTLEVALARCGLGEATQVAVVRRRVKAAAEAALAAVLALEAGLSAEQRGGRRARTDFLGVDFALTVAGRALTPVALELNCGLCLEACGALEGLWAAPRSQPAAAPLVETMLRRSAHCLMEGKQLLLIGAGGVSKKFVWEAARDYGLKLHLVEADPNHFASQLVQTFIHFDVTEHRRDEENARLLAELVRARGLQLDGCFSYWDDCLVLTALLCQELGLPCSPPAAMRLAKQKSCTQLHLLRCQGPPWPAPSLHAVPCCPLESEADVERAVHQVPLPGVMKLEFGAGAVGVRLVEDAPQCHEHFSRVTRDLQGEADHPGIGLGWGNAMLLMEFIEGTEHDVDLVVYSGRLLAAFVSDNGPTRLPGFTETAACMPTGLAPEQEAQLVQAAFRCCLGCGLLDGVFNVELKLTRAGPKLIEINPRMGGFYLRDWILELYGVDLLLAAAMVACGLRPALPTRPRARGHLVGVMCLASQHLQALSSTASRETLQALHDQGLLRFNLLEEVPAPGEYEEPYCSVACAGPSPAEARLRLLGLCQGLGIDGPHYPVAHFLSHFK; from the exons ATG CTCTCTCTGGATCCACTGGGTCCCGCGTGGGACTGCCCGCTGGCCTCCAAGgacctggaggaagaggagggcccATGGGGAGGAGGCGCCGGCCTGCCACCCCCAGGCTGCTTCTCTGGCTCCTGGCGCCATGACGTGGGCCTGGACTGCAAGGGCTCCCTCGAGGGAGCGGAGGCCCGGGCGTGGACCGTCTACCACTATAGCCTCCTCCAGAGCTGTCTGCAGCAAGCTGGCCTGCCGGAGACCCAGGACCgcagccaggtgccccgcacAG GCTGCCCTGGTGCGGAGGTGACCTTGTGCATTCTGGGATCCCCCAGCACCTTTCTGTCCGTGCTGCTGGAAGGAGGGGTCCAGAGCCCG GGAAACATGCTCCtttgcctgtcccctgcttggcTGATGAAGGTGCCAGCACCTGGGCAGCCGGGCGAGTCGGCCCTGCTGGTCTCCAAGGCCGTGAGCTTCTACCCGGGGGGCTTGACATTCCTGGATGACTTTGTCCCCCCACGCCGAGCCACCTACTTCCTGGCgggcctggggctgggacctGGCCGGGGTCGAGAGGCGGCTGAACTTGCCCGTGACCTGACCTGCCCCACAGGAGCCTCAGCTGAGCTGGCCCGGCTGCTGGAAGACAGGCTGCTGACCAGGAGATTGCTGGCTCAGCAGAGTGGCGTGGCTGTGCCAGCTACCCTGGCTTTCACCTACAAGCCACCAGCGCTGCTGCGGGTAGGGGATGCCAGCCCAGGACTACGGCTGGTGGAGCTGAGTGGCAAAGAGGGCCAGGAGACACTGGTGAAGGAGGAAGTAGAGGCCTTTCTGCACTCCGAGGCCTTGGGTGATGCCCTGCAG GTGGCCGTGAAGCTCAGTGGCTGGCGCTGGCGGGGGCGGCAGGCACTGCGTCTGTACTCGCGAAAGGAGCTGGGCACGGTGGTCGACATGGTGCTGGCACTGCTGGAGaaactggaggaggaggagagtgtcCTGGTGGAGGCTGTGTGCCCACCTGCCCGGCTGCCCTTCCCAG GCAGTCCCCCACCTGGCCCTGAGCTGGCTGTGCGGATCTGTGCTGTGGTATGTCGGACACAGGGTGACAGGCCCTTGCTGAGCAAG CCACACCCTGCCCAGGTGGTGTGCAGTGTGGGCCGTGAGGACCGGCCTCTGCGGCACCGGAGCTCCTTGCCACAGACGCTGGAGGTGGCACTGGCCCGGTGCGGCCTGGGTGAGGCGACGCAGGTGGCGGTCGTGCGGCGGCGCGTCAAGGCAGCGGCCGAGGCCGCGCTGGCCGCCGTGCTGGCCCTGGAGGCCGGCCTGAGCGCTGAGCAGCGCGGCGGGCGCCGGGCCCGCACTGACTTCCTCG GCGTCGACTTCGCGCTGACTGTGGCAGGCCGCGCGCTGACCCCCGTAGCCCTGGAGCTGAACTGCGGCCTGTGTCTGGAGGCGTGCGGTGCGCTCGAGGGGCTGTGGGCCGCGCCGCGCTCGCAGCCGGCGGCCGCGCCGCTCGTGGAGACCATGCTGCGACGCTCGGCGCACTGCCTCATGGAGGGCAAGCAGCTGCTGCTGATCGGCGCGGGCGGCGTCAGCAAGAAGTTCGTGTGGGAGGCGGCGCGCGACTACGGGCTCAag CTTCACCTAGTGGAGGCGGATCCCAACCACTTTGCATCCCAACTGGTGCAGACTTTCATCCACTTTGATGTGACGGAGCACCGGAGGGACGAAGAGAATGCGCGGCTGCTGGCGGAACTGGTGCGGGCACGTGGCCTGCAGCTCGACGGCTGCTTCTCCTACTGGGACGACTGCCTAGTGCTCACGGCCTTGCTCTGCCAGGAGCTGGGTCTGCCCTGCAGCCCCCCGGCTGCCATGCGCCTGGCCAAGCAGAAGAGCTGCACCCAGCTGCACCTGTTGCGCTGCCAGGGCCCGCCCTGGCCCGCGCCCTCCCTCCATGCCGTGCCCTGCTGCCCGCTGGAGAGCGAGGCCGATGTGGAGAGGGCCGtccaccaggtgcccctgccgGGTGTCATGAAGCTGGAGTTTGGGGCAGGCGCAGTGGGTGTGCGGCTGGTGGAGGACGCACCGCAGTGCCACGAACACTTTTCCCGGGTCACCCGCGACCTGCAGGGTGAGGCCGACCACCCCGGCAtcgggctgggctgggggaaCGCCATGCTGCTGATGGAGTTCATTGAGGGCACCGAGCACGATGTGGACCTGGTGGTCTACAGCGGGCGACTGTTGGCCGCCTTCGTCTCCGACAACGGCCCCACGAGGCTGCCTGGCTTCACCGAGACGGCGGCCTGCATGCCCACCGGGCTGGCACCGGAGCAGGAGGCACAGCTGGTGCAGGCAGCCTTCCGCTGCTGCCTGGGCTGCGGGCTGCTGGATGGGGTCTTCAACGTGGAGCTCAAGCTCACCAGGGCCGGGCCGAAACTCATCGAGATCAACCCTCGGATGGGCGGCTTCTACCTGAGAGACTGGATCCTGGAGCTCTATGGTGTGGACCTGCTGCTGGCCGCGGCTATGGTGGCCTGCGGCCTGCGCCCTGCCTTGCCCACCCGCCCGCGCGCCCGTGGCCACCTGGTGGGCGTCATGTGCCTGGCTTCCCAGcaccttcaggctctgagttccACCGCCAGCCGTGAGACCCTGCAGGCTCTTCATGACCAAGGCCTGCTGCGCTTCAATTTGCTGGAGGAGGTCCCGGCGCCCGGTGAATACGAGGAGCCCTACTGCAGTGTGGCTTGTGCTGGGCCCAGCCCGGCTGAGGCTCGTCTCCGCCTGCTGGGCCTCTGCCAGGGTCTGGGCATCGATGGGCCCCACTACCCTGTTGCCCACTTCCTGTCCCACTTCAAATAG
- the CARNS1 gene encoding carnosine synthase 1 isoform X2 gives MLSLDPLGPAWDCPLASKDLEEEEGPWGGGAGLPPPGCFSGSWRHDVGLDCKGSLEGAEARAWTVYHYSLLQSCLQQAGLPETQDRSQVPRTGCPGAEVTLCILGSPSTFLSVLLEGGVQSPGNMLLCLSPAWLMKVPAPGQPGESALLVSKAVSFYPGGLTFLDDFVPPRRATYFLAGLGLGPGRGREAAELARDLTCPTGASAELARLLEDRLLTRRLLAQQSGVAVPATLAFTYKPPALLRVGDASPGLRLVELSGKEGQETLVKEEVEAFLHSEALGDALQVAVKLSGWRWRGRQALRLYSRKELGTVVDMVLALLEKLEEEESVLVEAVCPPARLPFPGSPPPGPELAVRICAVVCRTQGDRPLLSKVVCSVGREDRPLRHRSSLPQTLEVALARCGLGEATQVAVVRRRVKAAAEAALAAVLALEAGLSAEQRGGRRARTDFLGVDFALTVAGRALTPVALELNCGLCLEACGALEGLWAAPRSQPAAAPLVETMLRRSAHCLMEGKQLLLIGAGGVSKKFVWEAARDYGLKLHLVEADPNHFASQLVQTFIHFDVTEHRRDEENARLLAELVRARGLQLDGCFSYWDDCLVLTALLCQELGLPCSPPAAMRLAKQKSCTQLHLLRCQGPPWPAPSLHAVPCCPLESEADVERAVHQVPLPGVMKLEFGAGAVGVRLVEDAPQCHEHFSRVTRDLQGEADHPGIGLGWGNAMLLMEFIEGTEHDVDLVVYSGRLLAAFVSDNGPTRLPGFTETAACMPTGLAPEQEAQLVQAAFRCCLGCGLLDGVFNVELKLTRAGPKLIEINPRMGGFYLRDWILELYGVDLLLAAAMVACGLRPALPTRPRARGHLVGVMCLASQHLQALSSTASRETLQALHDQGLLRFNLLEEVPAPGEYEEPYCSVACAGPSPAEARLRLLGLCQGLGIDGPHYPVAHFLSHFK, from the exons ATG CTCTCTCTGGATCCACTGGGTCCCGCGTGGGACTGCCCGCTGGCCTCCAAGgacctggaggaagaggagggcccATGGGGAGGAGGCGCCGGCCTGCCACCCCCAGGCTGCTTCTCTGGCTCCTGGCGCCATGACGTGGGCCTGGACTGCAAGGGCTCCCTCGAGGGAGCGGAGGCCCGGGCGTGGACCGTCTACCACTATAGCCTCCTCCAGAGCTGTCTGCAGCAAGCTGGCCTGCCGGAGACCCAGGACCgcagccaggtgccccgcacAG GCTGCCCTGGTGCGGAGGTGACCTTGTGCATTCTGGGATCCCCCAGCACCTTTCTGTCCGTGCTGCTGGAAGGAGGGGTCCAGAGCCCG GGAAACATGCTCCtttgcctgtcccctgcttggcTGATGAAGGTGCCAGCACCTGGGCAGCCGGGCGAGTCGGCCCTGCTGGTCTCCAAGGCCGTGAGCTTCTACCCGGGGGGCTTGACATTCCTGGATGACTTTGTCCCCCCACGCCGAGCCACCTACTTCCTGGCgggcctggggctgggacctGGCCGGGGTCGAGAGGCGGCTGAACTTGCCCGTGACCTGACCTGCCCCACAGGAGCCTCAGCTGAGCTGGCCCGGCTGCTGGAAGACAGGCTGCTGACCAGGAGATTGCTGGCTCAGCAGAGTGGCGTGGCTGTGCCAGCTACCCTGGCTTTCACCTACAAGCCACCAGCGCTGCTGCGGGTAGGGGATGCCAGCCCAGGACTACGGCTGGTGGAGCTGAGTGGCAAAGAGGGCCAGGAGACACTGGTGAAGGAGGAAGTAGAGGCCTTTCTGCACTCCGAGGCCTTGGGTGATGCCCTGCAG GTGGCCGTGAAGCTCAGTGGCTGGCGCTGGCGGGGGCGGCAGGCACTGCGTCTGTACTCGCGAAAGGAGCTGGGCACGGTGGTCGACATGGTGCTGGCACTGCTGGAGaaactggaggaggaggagagtgtcCTGGTGGAGGCTGTGTGCCCACCTGCCCGGCTGCCCTTCCCAG GCAGTCCCCCACCTGGCCCTGAGCTGGCTGTGCGGATCTGTGCTGTGGTATGTCGGACACAGGGTGACAGGCCCTTGCTGAGCAAG GTGGTGTGCAGTGTGGGCCGTGAGGACCGGCCTCTGCGGCACCGGAGCTCCTTGCCACAGACGCTGGAGGTGGCACTGGCCCGGTGCGGCCTGGGTGAGGCGACGCAGGTGGCGGTCGTGCGGCGGCGCGTCAAGGCAGCGGCCGAGGCCGCGCTGGCCGCCGTGCTGGCCCTGGAGGCCGGCCTGAGCGCTGAGCAGCGCGGCGGGCGCCGGGCCCGCACTGACTTCCTCG GCGTCGACTTCGCGCTGACTGTGGCAGGCCGCGCGCTGACCCCCGTAGCCCTGGAGCTGAACTGCGGCCTGTGTCTGGAGGCGTGCGGTGCGCTCGAGGGGCTGTGGGCCGCGCCGCGCTCGCAGCCGGCGGCCGCGCCGCTCGTGGAGACCATGCTGCGACGCTCGGCGCACTGCCTCATGGAGGGCAAGCAGCTGCTGCTGATCGGCGCGGGCGGCGTCAGCAAGAAGTTCGTGTGGGAGGCGGCGCGCGACTACGGGCTCAag CTTCACCTAGTGGAGGCGGATCCCAACCACTTTGCATCCCAACTGGTGCAGACTTTCATCCACTTTGATGTGACGGAGCACCGGAGGGACGAAGAGAATGCGCGGCTGCTGGCGGAACTGGTGCGGGCACGTGGCCTGCAGCTCGACGGCTGCTTCTCCTACTGGGACGACTGCCTAGTGCTCACGGCCTTGCTCTGCCAGGAGCTGGGTCTGCCCTGCAGCCCCCCGGCTGCCATGCGCCTGGCCAAGCAGAAGAGCTGCACCCAGCTGCACCTGTTGCGCTGCCAGGGCCCGCCCTGGCCCGCGCCCTCCCTCCATGCCGTGCCCTGCTGCCCGCTGGAGAGCGAGGCCGATGTGGAGAGGGCCGtccaccaggtgcccctgccgGGTGTCATGAAGCTGGAGTTTGGGGCAGGCGCAGTGGGTGTGCGGCTGGTGGAGGACGCACCGCAGTGCCACGAACACTTTTCCCGGGTCACCCGCGACCTGCAGGGTGAGGCCGACCACCCCGGCAtcgggctgggctgggggaaCGCCATGCTGCTGATGGAGTTCATTGAGGGCACCGAGCACGATGTGGACCTGGTGGTCTACAGCGGGCGACTGTTGGCCGCCTTCGTCTCCGACAACGGCCCCACGAGGCTGCCTGGCTTCACCGAGACGGCGGCCTGCATGCCCACCGGGCTGGCACCGGAGCAGGAGGCACAGCTGGTGCAGGCAGCCTTCCGCTGCTGCCTGGGCTGCGGGCTGCTGGATGGGGTCTTCAACGTGGAGCTCAAGCTCACCAGGGCCGGGCCGAAACTCATCGAGATCAACCCTCGGATGGGCGGCTTCTACCTGAGAGACTGGATCCTGGAGCTCTATGGTGTGGACCTGCTGCTGGCCGCGGCTATGGTGGCCTGCGGCCTGCGCCCTGCCTTGCCCACCCGCCCGCGCGCCCGTGGCCACCTGGTGGGCGTCATGTGCCTGGCTTCCCAGcaccttcaggctctgagttccACCGCCAGCCGTGAGACCCTGCAGGCTCTTCATGACCAAGGCCTGCTGCGCTTCAATTTGCTGGAGGAGGTCCCGGCGCCCGGTGAATACGAGGAGCCCTACTGCAGTGTGGCTTGTGCTGGGCCCAGCCCGGCTGAGGCTCGTCTCCGCCTGCTGGGCCTCTGCCAGGGTCTGGGCATCGATGGGCCCCACTACCCTGTTGCCCACTTCCTGTCCCACTTCAAATAG
- the CARNS1 gene encoding carnosine synthase 1 isoform X3, giving the protein MLLCLSPAWLMKVPAPGQPGESALLVSKAVSFYPGGLTFLDDFVPPRRATYFLAGLGLGPGRGREAAELARDLTCPTGASAELARLLEDRLLTRRLLAQQSGVAVPATLAFTYKPPALLRVGDASPGLRLVELSGKEGQETLVKEEVEAFLHSEALGDALQVAVKLSGWRWRGRQALRLYSRKELGTVVDMVLALLEKLEEEESVLVEAVCPPARLPFPGSPPPGPELAVRICAVVCRTQGDRPLLSKPHPAQVVCSVGREDRPLRHRSSLPQTLEVALARCGLGEATQVAVVRRRVKAAAEAALAAVLALEAGLSAEQRGGRRARTDFLGVDFALTVAGRALTPVALELNCGLCLEACGALEGLWAAPRSQPAAAPLVETMLRRSAHCLMEGKQLLLIGAGGVSKKFVWEAARDYGLKLHLVEADPNHFASQLVQTFIHFDVTEHRRDEENARLLAELVRARGLQLDGCFSYWDDCLVLTALLCQELGLPCSPPAAMRLAKQKSCTQLHLLRCQGPPWPAPSLHAVPCCPLESEADVERAVHQVPLPGVMKLEFGAGAVGVRLVEDAPQCHEHFSRVTRDLQGEADHPGIGLGWGNAMLLMEFIEGTEHDVDLVVYSGRLLAAFVSDNGPTRLPGFTETAACMPTGLAPEQEAQLVQAAFRCCLGCGLLDGVFNVELKLTRAGPKLIEINPRMGGFYLRDWILELYGVDLLLAAAMVACGLRPALPTRPRARGHLVGVMCLASQHLQALSSTASRETLQALHDQGLLRFNLLEEVPAPGEYEEPYCSVACAGPSPAEARLRLLGLCQGLGIDGPHYPVAHFLSHFK; this is encoded by the exons ATGCTCCtttgcctgtcccctgcttggcTGATGAAGGTGCCAGCACCTGGGCAGCCGGGCGAGTCGGCCCTGCTGGTCTCCAAGGCCGTGAGCTTCTACCCGGGGGGCTTGACATTCCTGGATGACTTTGTCCCCCCACGCCGAGCCACCTACTTCCTGGCgggcctggggctgggacctGGCCGGGGTCGAGAGGCGGCTGAACTTGCCCGTGACCTGACCTGCCCCACAGGAGCCTCAGCTGAGCTGGCCCGGCTGCTGGAAGACAGGCTGCTGACCAGGAGATTGCTGGCTCAGCAGAGTGGCGTGGCTGTGCCAGCTACCCTGGCTTTCACCTACAAGCCACCAGCGCTGCTGCGGGTAGGGGATGCCAGCCCAGGACTACGGCTGGTGGAGCTGAGTGGCAAAGAGGGCCAGGAGACACTGGTGAAGGAGGAAGTAGAGGCCTTTCTGCACTCCGAGGCCTTGGGTGATGCCCTGCAG GTGGCCGTGAAGCTCAGTGGCTGGCGCTGGCGGGGGCGGCAGGCACTGCGTCTGTACTCGCGAAAGGAGCTGGGCACGGTGGTCGACATGGTGCTGGCACTGCTGGAGaaactggaggaggaggagagtgtcCTGGTGGAGGCTGTGTGCCCACCTGCCCGGCTGCCCTTCCCAG GCAGTCCCCCACCTGGCCCTGAGCTGGCTGTGCGGATCTGTGCTGTGGTATGTCGGACACAGGGTGACAGGCCCTTGCTGAGCAAG CCACACCCTGCCCAGGTGGTGTGCAGTGTGGGCCGTGAGGACCGGCCTCTGCGGCACCGGAGCTCCTTGCCACAGACGCTGGAGGTGGCACTGGCCCGGTGCGGCCTGGGTGAGGCGACGCAGGTGGCGGTCGTGCGGCGGCGCGTCAAGGCAGCGGCCGAGGCCGCGCTGGCCGCCGTGCTGGCCCTGGAGGCCGGCCTGAGCGCTGAGCAGCGCGGCGGGCGCCGGGCCCGCACTGACTTCCTCG GCGTCGACTTCGCGCTGACTGTGGCAGGCCGCGCGCTGACCCCCGTAGCCCTGGAGCTGAACTGCGGCCTGTGTCTGGAGGCGTGCGGTGCGCTCGAGGGGCTGTGGGCCGCGCCGCGCTCGCAGCCGGCGGCCGCGCCGCTCGTGGAGACCATGCTGCGACGCTCGGCGCACTGCCTCATGGAGGGCAAGCAGCTGCTGCTGATCGGCGCGGGCGGCGTCAGCAAGAAGTTCGTGTGGGAGGCGGCGCGCGACTACGGGCTCAag CTTCACCTAGTGGAGGCGGATCCCAACCACTTTGCATCCCAACTGGTGCAGACTTTCATCCACTTTGATGTGACGGAGCACCGGAGGGACGAAGAGAATGCGCGGCTGCTGGCGGAACTGGTGCGGGCACGTGGCCTGCAGCTCGACGGCTGCTTCTCCTACTGGGACGACTGCCTAGTGCTCACGGCCTTGCTCTGCCAGGAGCTGGGTCTGCCCTGCAGCCCCCCGGCTGCCATGCGCCTGGCCAAGCAGAAGAGCTGCACCCAGCTGCACCTGTTGCGCTGCCAGGGCCCGCCCTGGCCCGCGCCCTCCCTCCATGCCGTGCCCTGCTGCCCGCTGGAGAGCGAGGCCGATGTGGAGAGGGCCGtccaccaggtgcccctgccgGGTGTCATGAAGCTGGAGTTTGGGGCAGGCGCAGTGGGTGTGCGGCTGGTGGAGGACGCACCGCAGTGCCACGAACACTTTTCCCGGGTCACCCGCGACCTGCAGGGTGAGGCCGACCACCCCGGCAtcgggctgggctgggggaaCGCCATGCTGCTGATGGAGTTCATTGAGGGCACCGAGCACGATGTGGACCTGGTGGTCTACAGCGGGCGACTGTTGGCCGCCTTCGTCTCCGACAACGGCCCCACGAGGCTGCCTGGCTTCACCGAGACGGCGGCCTGCATGCCCACCGGGCTGGCACCGGAGCAGGAGGCACAGCTGGTGCAGGCAGCCTTCCGCTGCTGCCTGGGCTGCGGGCTGCTGGATGGGGTCTTCAACGTGGAGCTCAAGCTCACCAGGGCCGGGCCGAAACTCATCGAGATCAACCCTCGGATGGGCGGCTTCTACCTGAGAGACTGGATCCTGGAGCTCTATGGTGTGGACCTGCTGCTGGCCGCGGCTATGGTGGCCTGCGGCCTGCGCCCTGCCTTGCCCACCCGCCCGCGCGCCCGTGGCCACCTGGTGGGCGTCATGTGCCTGGCTTCCCAGcaccttcaggctctgagttccACCGCCAGCCGTGAGACCCTGCAGGCTCTTCATGACCAAGGCCTGCTGCGCTTCAATTTGCTGGAGGAGGTCCCGGCGCCCGGTGAATACGAGGAGCCCTACTGCAGTGTGGCTTGTGCTGGGCCCAGCCCGGCTGAGGCTCGTCTCCGCCTGCTGGGCCTCTGCCAGGGTCTGGGCATCGATGGGCCCCACTACCCTGTTGCCCACTTCCTGTCCCACTTCAAATAG